Proteins co-encoded in one Spirosoma endbachense genomic window:
- a CDS encoding SusC/RagA family TonB-linked outer membrane protein, producing MKPMSTFQLILRHSLTIALLVGVCFAQANGTAKNKPPKTITGTVTLATNSQPIAGANILIKGTQTGSVTDQRGNYSISVNSDNAILVFSFIGHKTQEITVGNQSVINVELVENNEVLGEVVVTALGIKREARSLGYSVGEVQGKDLSRIAQENVLNSLAGRVPGVQISSTGPSGSSVSMIIRGAKSLNTDNQPLFVVDGVPIANSLNNVSQIGNDNRVDYGNAISDINPEDVENISILKGPSAAALYGSRAGNGVVLITTKSGSKSQKMTVSLTSNTVFDQPYKYLKMSSQFATGILPFTPDANPYPGGILQIDESSAGGVGPELDKGYNAIQWNSPIGSDGKPIPTPLVSHPNNIKDFVRTGITSTNGVSISNNSEKVTYRLSYSNMSSRGIVPNSDLFKNTLAISTNVRVSNKLTLSTNLDFSRNNSNNRPAGERGTNPLQWAYAVGSHININDLRDYWVPGKEGLQQKSQSIGNYNNPYFLAYEVNNSYVRDRVFGNLRAEWQLTPEIKLMGRYALDTYSEQRETKIAKSYTGEPNGAYGLINLKRYERNADFLATYTKRFNALSVVVSAGGNNRYSQSSDLNNSSKNGAGLIIPGLYTIQNIAPNNLQYNNYLYKKAIYSAYATANLGFKDMIYLDLTARNDWSSTLPANNRSYFYPSASLSLLLNEMVHISNNVDLFKLRAGIAQVGNDANPYSLYPTLGDAGAWNGVTRLSKSGGILLPDLKPEIATSYEVGIDYNMFRNRLRFSGTYYMSENRNQILPSQIPSSSGFTTKNINAGLLESRGIELSLGGTLVDKGGLRWDLTTNFTKNTTRIKELAEGIPYYTLWTDAKGGAWTYVGDKVGDIYDAEIITVTDQKSPYYGYPILNNDGSWQSKSATTSKNKIGNFNPNFILGAQSSLSYKGFTLNFSLDWRSGGDFVSQTYRYMESDLRSQRFLDNLINPGGRSGDELRNWLVANQDQYIKIHGNFFPIVGGPTAAYGGYPFEFGGKSYAYGVFNPGVIAQYDSQGNITGYTENLGGAGTKIIPYGDNYPWDFTRAATFDASFVKLREISLGYDIPARFVKSIGLQNATFSVYSRNIILWTAAKINVDPEMAFQPQAGPQAGTQFKQGIERYNVTPWTIPVGFKLGLTF from the coding sequence ATGAAACCAATGTCTACCTTTCAGTTGATTCTGAGGCACTCTCTAACCATCGCGTTGCTGGTAGGAGTATGCTTTGCACAGGCCAACGGAACTGCCAAAAACAAACCGCCCAAAACCATCACCGGGACGGTTACACTAGCCACGAATAGTCAGCCGATTGCGGGAGCGAACATCCTGATCAAAGGCACCCAGACTGGATCGGTCACAGACCAGCGGGGCAACTATTCCATTTCCGTCAATAGTGACAATGCCATACTTGTCTTCTCGTTTATCGGGCATAAAACGCAGGAAATTACGGTTGGCAACCAGTCGGTTATCAATGTTGAGCTGGTCGAAAATAACGAGGTACTGGGCGAAGTCGTCGTTACCGCCCTGGGCATTAAGCGGGAAGCTCGTTCGCTGGGCTATTCCGTTGGTGAAGTACAGGGAAAAGACCTGAGCCGGATTGCGCAGGAAAACGTTCTGAACTCACTGGCGGGTCGTGTACCGGGCGTGCAAATCAGCTCGACAGGGCCGTCGGGCTCGTCGGTCAGTATGATCATTCGGGGTGCCAAATCACTCAATACCGACAACCAGCCTTTGTTTGTAGTCGATGGCGTTCCGATTGCCAACTCACTTAATAACGTCAGCCAGATTGGCAACGACAATCGCGTCGATTACGGCAATGCGATTTCCGACATTAACCCGGAAGATGTTGAAAATATATCCATCCTGAAAGGCCCGAGTGCGGCTGCTTTATACGGCTCACGGGCGGGTAATGGTGTTGTGCTGATTACGACAAAGAGCGGCTCGAAGTCGCAGAAAATGACCGTTTCGCTGACCTCGAATACGGTGTTTGATCAGCCTTACAAGTACCTGAAGATGTCGAGCCAGTTTGCCACGGGCATTCTTCCCTTCACGCCGGATGCCAACCCCTATCCAGGTGGCATTCTGCAAATCGACGAAAGTTCGGCAGGTGGTGTAGGACCTGAACTCGACAAAGGGTATAACGCGATCCAGTGGAATAGCCCGATTGGTTCTGATGGCAAGCCAATACCAACCCCACTCGTTTCGCATCCGAACAATATTAAGGATTTCGTCCGGACGGGTATTACCAGCACCAATGGCGTATCGATATCCAACAATTCCGAAAAAGTCACCTATCGGCTTTCGTATTCCAATATGAGCAGCCGGGGCATTGTTCCCAATTCGGATCTGTTCAAGAATACGCTGGCAATCAGCACCAATGTACGGGTCAGTAACAAACTGACCTTGAGCACCAACCTGGATTTCAGCCGGAACAACTCCAACAACCGGCCCGCTGGCGAACGGGGAACGAACCCATTGCAGTGGGCGTATGCCGTTGGGTCGCACATCAACATCAATGATCTGCGCGATTACTGGGTACCCGGCAAAGAGGGTCTGCAACAGAAATCACAAAGCATTGGTAACTACAACAACCCGTACTTCCTGGCCTATGAAGTAAACAACAGTTACGTGCGGGATCGTGTATTTGGCAACCTCAGAGCCGAATGGCAGCTTACGCCCGAAATCAAATTGATGGGCCGGTATGCACTGGATACCTACTCCGAACAACGGGAAACCAAAATAGCCAAGAGTTACACCGGCGAGCCGAATGGAGCCTACGGTCTGATCAATCTGAAACGCTACGAACGGAATGCCGACTTCCTGGCCACCTATACCAAACGATTCAATGCACTGAGCGTCGTGGTGTCGGCCGGGGGAAACAATCGCTACTCGCAATCGTCGGATCTGAACAACAGTAGCAAAAACGGTGCAGGCTTGATTATTCCGGGCTTATATACCATTCAGAATATTGCCCCAAATAACCTTCAGTACAACAACTACCTGTATAAGAAGGCTATTTACAGCGCCTACGCCACTGCCAATCTGGGCTTTAAAGACATGATTTACCTGGACCTGACCGCCCGCAACGACTGGTCCAGCACGCTGCCGGCCAATAATCGCTCCTATTTCTACCCGTCAGCTTCGTTAAGCTTGTTGCTTAACGAAATGGTCCATATTTCCAACAATGTCGATCTGTTCAAACTTCGGGCTGGAATAGCTCAGGTGGGGAATGATGCCAATCCATACAGTCTGTATCCTACGCTGGGCGATGCAGGTGCCTGGAATGGGGTAACCCGCCTGTCGAAGTCGGGAGGCATTCTTCTTCCTGATCTCAAACCTGAAATTGCAACCTCCTATGAAGTGGGTATCGACTACAATATGTTCCGGAATCGGCTCCGGTTTTCGGGAACGTATTACATGTCTGAAAACCGCAACCAGATTCTCCCCTCGCAGATTCCATCCTCTTCTGGCTTTACAACCAAAAACATCAACGCCGGTCTGCTCGAAAGCCGGGGTATCGAACTGTCGCTGGGCGGTACGCTTGTCGACAAAGGTGGTCTGCGCTGGGACCTGACAACGAATTTTACCAAGAACACTACACGCATCAAAGAACTGGCTGAAGGCATACCCTACTATACGTTATGGACCGATGCTAAAGGAGGTGCCTGGACGTATGTTGGCGATAAAGTCGGTGATATCTACGATGCCGAGATTATTACGGTAACCGACCAGAAATCACCTTATTATGGCTATCCCATTTTAAACAACGATGGCTCCTGGCAGAGTAAGAGTGCTACGACATCCAAGAATAAAATCGGAAACTTCAATCCCAATTTCATCCTGGGTGCACAGAGTTCGCTCTCTTACAAAGGATTCACACTCAACTTCTCACTCGACTGGCGTTCTGGTGGTGATTTCGTATCACAGACCTACCGGTACATGGAGTCGGACCTGCGTTCGCAGCGGTTTCTGGACAATTTGATCAATCCGGGTGGCCGGTCTGGCGATGAGCTCCGCAACTGGCTGGTCGCGAATCAGGATCAGTACATTAAAATCCACGGCAACTTTTTCCCGATTGTAGGCGGCCCAACGGCAGCTTATGGTGGTTATCCATTTGAATTTGGAGGCAAGTCGTATGCCTATGGTGTATTCAATCCGGGCGTTATCGCGCAGTATGATTCACAGGGTAACATCACAGGATATACTGAAAACTTAGGCGGAGCAGGCACCAAAATCATTCCGTACGGCGATAATTATCCGTGGGATTTTACGCGGGCGGCCACGTTTGATGCCTCGTTCGTTAAACTCCGGGAAATTTCACTCGGCTACGACATCCCGGCTCGATTCGTCAAATCGATTGGCCTGCAAAACGCTACCTTCTCGGTTTATAGCCGCAACATTATTTTGTGGACGGCCGCCAAAATCAACGTCGACCCCGAAATGGCCTTCCAGCCACAGGCTGGCCCTCAGGCTGGTACACAGTTTAAGCAGGGTATTGAGCGTTACAACGTAACGCCCTGGACCATTCCGGTTGGGTTTAAACTTGGTCTCACGTTCTAA
- a CDS encoding SusD/RagB family nutrient-binding outer membrane lipoprotein, which yields MKTTFIKYTACLVLFGSFLFSCKDLTQLNVNPNGVQPETVNPNLVMPTVLSETGKLYVNLGFQDIAGVVQHTQKDAWFSGHNDYDWGGDQSWTAYYDLLRNNDLLYQRAVALNMEFQQGVALVMKSMLFGLITDLWGDAPYINALKGEQGGADFITPKYDSQEVIYAGILADLDKANTLLSKPKAAYSSIVESADLYYAGDPAKWQKLANSLKLRYLMRISAKQPDVAKAGIEKIVATPAQYPIIDDASADATMAYVGNNSGDAWPSNSVFDISGSNYRRVKMCSTLLKPMQATSDPRLALWAKKVEIPLVVDAKLPAGTDKITNGIRYLSPDKVGTTPIDTDPNYVGLPPSASQLPSGYNFNPTPGQTSVNPHVSYLNEIYTQAKGPLLKARLVSAAEVQFILAEAAQKGWAAGDAKTRYEAAVKASLTAWGVTSSYNAFIAQKGVAYDGTLAQIIGQKWIASWTSATEAWFDYRRTGLPALTAGPVAKRKALPLRFYYMRDELNLNKTNSGVAIEKLETTANSQADGKNSAWSKQWLVQGTGKPW from the coding sequence ATGAAAACTACATTTATAAAGTACACCGCCTGCCTGGTTCTCTTTGGATCTTTCCTGTTTTCCTGTAAAGACCTGACCCAGTTGAACGTGAATCCCAATGGCGTTCAGCCCGAAACGGTGAACCCGAACCTGGTCATGCCTACCGTGTTATCGGAAACAGGGAAATTGTACGTCAACCTTGGCTTTCAGGACATTGCAGGGGTCGTGCAGCACACCCAGAAAGATGCCTGGTTCAGTGGCCATAACGACTACGATTGGGGTGGCGACCAAAGCTGGACGGCCTACTACGATTTACTCCGGAATAATGATCTGCTCTACCAGCGGGCCGTGGCGCTGAATATGGAATTTCAACAGGGAGTGGCGCTGGTGATGAAATCGATGCTTTTCGGCCTGATTACCGATCTATGGGGCGATGCACCTTACATCAATGCGCTGAAAGGCGAACAGGGTGGTGCTGACTTTATTACCCCGAAATATGACAGCCAGGAGGTGATTTATGCAGGTATTCTGGCCGATCTGGATAAAGCCAATACCTTATTGTCGAAGCCGAAAGCCGCGTATTCGAGTATTGTCGAAAGCGCTGACCTGTACTACGCTGGCGATCCAGCCAAATGGCAGAAGCTGGCTAACTCACTGAAACTTCGGTATCTGATGCGGATTTCGGCCAAACAGCCCGATGTTGCCAAAGCAGGGATCGAGAAGATCGTAGCCACTCCCGCGCAATACCCAATCATCGACGATGCGTCTGCCGATGCAACGATGGCCTATGTTGGCAATAATTCTGGCGATGCCTGGCCATCAAACTCTGTATTTGACATTAGCGGCAGTAACTATCGCCGGGTAAAAATGTGTTCGACCCTGCTCAAACCCATGCAGGCAACCAGCGATCCCCGTCTGGCGCTCTGGGCCAAAAAAGTAGAAATCCCGCTGGTTGTCGATGCAAAACTTCCTGCTGGCACAGATAAGATTACAAACGGTATTCGCTACCTCTCACCGGACAAAGTTGGTACAACCCCAATCGACACAGACCCGAATTACGTCGGTTTGCCCCCGAGTGCGTCGCAATTACCCTCGGGTTATAATTTCAATCCAACGCCGGGCCAAACGTCGGTCAATCCGCACGTTTCTTATCTGAATGAGATTTACACGCAGGCCAAAGGGCCGTTGTTAAAAGCCCGGCTGGTTTCGGCGGCAGAAGTCCAGTTTATTCTGGCCGAGGCTGCGCAGAAAGGCTGGGCGGCTGGTGATGCAAAGACCCGGTATGAAGCGGCCGTTAAAGCCTCCCTCACCGCCTGGGGTGTTACCAGTAGCTATAATGCCTTCATTGCTCAGAAAGGTGTTGCCTATGATGGCACCCTGGCGCAGATCATCGGGCAGAAATGGATTGCCAGCTGGACCAGCGCTACCGAAGCGTGGTTCGATTATCGGCGGACGGGTCTGCCTGCGCTAACGGCGGGTCCAGTGGCAAAACGGAAAGCACTGCCCCTGCGGTTCTACTACATGCGTGATGAGTTGAACCTGAACAAAACCAATTCGGGAGTAGCCATTGAAAAGCTTGAAACAACCGCCAATTCACAAGCCGACGGTAAAAATAGCGCCTGGTCGAAACAGTGGCTTGTTCAGGGAACAGGTAAACCCTGGTAG
- a CDS encoding PhoPQ-activated pathogenicity-related family protein: MKKYLLKTLALVAVISVSTLFSFDLPKPGDGITPSTALDSYLNNGDKTFKWEVKDTYSYGDITAYEVLLTSQKWREYTWKHQLTVLVPKEVKYDGALLFITGGSIKDGEPRWNGREDTFNRAMSMAATKNNAIVAVLRQTPNQPLYDDLKEDALISYTLHQFKKDGDYSWPLLFPMVKSAVRAMDAVQALAKETLHKDVNRFVVSGASKRGWTTWLTGASDKRAVAIAPMVIDILNMPVNLDYQMKVWNKYSEQIEDYVKLGIPQTVHSKEGNAVTEMIDPYSYRKKLTMPKMLFMGTNDEYWTVDAVKHYIGQIPGENFIHYVPNVGHDLGDKRQALEALSAFFGNTLTKQPYPACQWAVSTTKKGVDLTLTATSDKLEDVTIWSANSTDMIFQDEKWEGKSLGIKNKGTISVSEAYPASGYRAFYIDLKYKVPTGGTYTESTRMFLTDNDEIFLK, encoded by the coding sequence ATGAAAAAGTACCTGTTAAAAACGCTTGCCCTTGTTGCCGTTATCAGCGTTAGTACACTTTTCTCCTTTGATCTTCCGAAACCCGGTGATGGAATAACGCCGTCAACCGCCCTGGATAGCTATTTGAATAATGGCGACAAGACGTTTAAGTGGGAAGTTAAAGATACGTATAGTTACGGCGACATTACGGCCTATGAGGTATTGTTAACCTCTCAAAAATGGCGCGAATACACCTGGAAGCATCAATTGACTGTACTCGTTCCGAAAGAGGTAAAATACGATGGAGCCTTGCTGTTCATTACCGGCGGATCGATTAAAGATGGCGAACCACGCTGGAACGGCCGGGAAGACACCTTCAACCGGGCAATGAGTATGGCGGCCACAAAAAACAATGCCATCGTAGCCGTACTTCGGCAGACGCCCAATCAGCCGTTATACGATGATCTTAAAGAAGATGCCCTGATCTCTTACACCCTGCATCAGTTTAAAAAAGACGGTGACTATTCCTGGCCTTTACTTTTCCCGATGGTAAAAAGCGCTGTTCGGGCTATGGATGCCGTGCAGGCGCTAGCCAAAGAGACGCTTCATAAAGACGTGAATCGCTTTGTGGTTTCGGGAGCGTCCAAGCGCGGCTGGACCACCTGGCTGACAGGTGCGAGCGATAAGCGGGCCGTTGCCATTGCTCCTATGGTGATCGACATTCTGAATATGCCGGTCAATCTCGATTATCAGATGAAAGTCTGGAATAAATACAGCGAACAAATTGAAGATTACGTAAAGCTCGGCATTCCGCAAACTGTTCACAGTAAAGAAGGCAATGCCGTTACCGAGATGATCGATCCCTACTCATACCGGAAAAAGCTAACCATGCCGAAAATGCTGTTTATGGGTACGAATGACGAGTACTGGACTGTCGATGCGGTTAAGCATTATATTGGCCAGATTCCGGGGGAAAACTTTATTCATTACGTTCCTAATGTGGGGCATGATCTGGGTGATAAACGGCAGGCGCTGGAAGCTCTGAGCGCTTTTTTTGGAAACACCCTGACCAAACAACCTTATCCGGCCTGCCAATGGGCGGTGTCCACGACAAAAAAAGGTGTAGATCTCACCCTAACTGCCACATCCGACAAACTGGAAGACGTCACGATCTGGTCAGCGAATTCTACCGACATGATTTTCCAGGATGAAAAATGGGAAGGCAAAAGCCTGGGCATCAAGAACAAAGGAACCATTTCGGTAAGCGAAGCCTATCCGGCATCGGGTTACCGGGCGTTTTACATCGATCTGAAGTATAAAGTACCAACGGGCGGTACATACACAGAAAGTACCCGAATGTTTCTGACTGACAACGATGAGATTTTCCTGAAATAA
- a CDS encoding RNA polymerase sigma-70 factor gives MQIRPLIDLDQQNQANITIRHSSDPNVEPMDATPVRNDTELFIRRAFAESPQRGCELLFRRYHQALCSHAVRFVYSKETAEDLVSEVFCKFWKTKAYESVTSSFRYYLFRSVRNEAYNYLRLEFQELDNIETAETQEGLFSQRPDQVLQYEEVVHRVEDLVESLPPQCRKVFLLSRFEGRKYQDIATELGISIKTVEVHIVKALSIVRKGLKDHWLLVIVAVWRLLPF, from the coding sequence ATGCAAATTCGTCCACTGATCGATTTGGATCAACAAAATCAGGCAAACATTACCATTCGGCATTCGTCCGACCCAAATGTCGAGCCAATGGACGCGACACCCGTTCGTAACGATACTGAACTCTTTATTCGGCGAGCCTTTGCCGAAAGTCCTCAACGGGGATGCGAACTGCTTTTTCGTCGATATCATCAGGCCCTGTGCAGTCATGCCGTGCGGTTTGTGTATTCAAAAGAAACGGCCGAAGATCTGGTTAGTGAAGTATTCTGTAAATTCTGGAAAACCAAAGCCTACGAAAGCGTTACGTCGTCGTTCCGTTACTACTTGTTTCGCAGCGTTCGTAACGAAGCCTACAATTACCTCCGATTAGAATTTCAGGAGCTGGACAATATTGAAACCGCAGAGACACAGGAAGGGCTGTTCAGCCAGCGCCCCGACCAGGTTCTCCAGTACGAGGAAGTCGTTCACCGCGTCGAAGATCTGGTCGAATCACTGCCACCCCAGTGCCGCAAAGTGTTCTTATTGAGCCGATTTGAAGGCCGAAAATACCAGGACATCGCCACCGAATTAGGCATTTCTATAAAAACCGTTGAAGTCCACATTGTCAAAGCCCTCAGTATTGTCAGAAAAGGGCTAAAAGACCACTGGCTCCTGGTTATAGTGGCCGTCTGGCGTCTGCTCCCATTCTAA
- a CDS encoding FecR family protein, producing MESEINKDLIFNHFARKSSPLQRELITHWLREKANEEQYYEWLEEWENRNPQYLAQSELTLHRYTIFLEENPHVEEANTPTNTPGQSVSNRWNRGQWLVAASTLLLLTIGLILFRNQILYQTYETALGETRSLNLPDGSVVRLNANSSLRVPRWGFGHKTREVFLTGEANFSVTHSPDSQKFIVKTAKNFEVVVLGTEFTVFARKRRAKVVLNKGKVQLQYQEGRTEKQVTMKPGDLVTLDPQNHLALKTLKQSQLHPAWVNPASEEKRFVFEEATLEEVAYLLEENYGLQVDITDKELAGRVLMGSFRADNVDQLLLSISELLDINVIRQGNHVQIRDK from the coding sequence ATGGAATCAGAAATCAATAAAGATCTGATATTTAATCACTTCGCCCGAAAATCCTCTCCGCTCCAACGCGAACTGATTACGCATTGGCTTCGCGAAAAAGCCAATGAAGAACAATACTACGAATGGCTGGAAGAGTGGGAAAACAGGAATCCTCAATATTTGGCTCAGTCAGAATTGACCCTTCACCGATATACCATTTTTTTAGAAGAGAATCCACATGTAGAAGAAGCTAATACACCTACTAATACGCCTGGCCAGTCAGTATCCAATCGCTGGAATAGAGGGCAATGGCTGGTAGCGGCCTCTACCCTGCTCCTGCTTACTATTGGCCTGATCCTGTTTCGTAATCAGATTCTGTATCAAACCTACGAAACGGCCTTAGGAGAAACCCGTTCGCTCAATTTGCCCGATGGAAGCGTTGTCAGGCTCAACGCTAACTCCTCTTTGCGCGTACCACGGTGGGGCTTTGGCCACAAAACCCGCGAAGTGTTCCTCACTGGCGAGGCCAATTTCTCTGTGACGCATTCGCCCGATTCGCAGAAGTTTATCGTGAAAACAGCGAAGAACTTTGAAGTAGTCGTTTTGGGTACCGAGTTTACTGTTTTTGCGCGGAAACGCAGAGCGAAAGTGGTGCTGAATAAAGGCAAAGTTCAGCTTCAGTATCAGGAAGGCAGAACGGAAAAACAGGTAACGATGAAGCCGGGCGATCTGGTGACACTCGATCCGCAGAACCACCTTGCCCTGAAAACCCTTAAGCAATCTCAATTGCATCCGGCCTGGGTCAATCCTGCCAGCGAGGAGAAGCGATTTGTATTTGAGGAAGCCACTTTAGAAGAAGTAGCCTATCTGCTCGAAGAAAATTACGGATTGCAGGTCGACATTACCGATAAGGAACTGGCCGGGCGTGTGCTGATGGGTTCGTTTCGCGCCGACAATGTCGATCAGCTTTTACTGTCTATTTCCGAACTGTTAGACATCAATGTTATCCGGCAGGGTAATCATGTTCAAATCAGGGACAAATAG